A genomic region of Sphingobium sp. HWE2-09 contains the following coding sequences:
- a CDS encoding S66 peptidase family protein, with protein MRMDRRGVMAGAMAGMGALLTGMPAMAAPLVKPPRLRAGDTVGLIEPAGFTDDAFDLDLVKDTIVAMGLKPKAAPHLAGRYGYLAGTDADRAADVNAMFADPEVRAVFAVRGGWGCARILPRLDFAMIRRNPKLLVGFSDITALHLAFAAKAGFTTIHGPNAASSWGAYSWDAFRAVAFDAGTPTLSNPVGHEDRLAQRAGRIRTFRPGVARGRLLGGNLTVLAALMGTAYLPDFSGAILFIEDVSEPPYRIDRMLTQLALGGVLGKLSGVIFGQCTDCGPSGASYGGFTLSEVLQQHLEPLGIPSFQGGQFGHVANQYSLPLGVQAEMDARAGTIKLLESAVS; from the coding sequence ATGCGGATGGACCGGCGCGGCGTGATGGCAGGCGCCATGGCCGGGATGGGCGCGCTGCTGACAGGGATGCCCGCCATGGCCGCGCCGCTGGTGAAGCCGCCCAGGCTGCGCGCGGGCGACACGGTCGGGCTGATCGAACCGGCGGGCTTTACCGACGACGCGTTCGACCTGGACCTGGTCAAGGATACGATCGTCGCCATGGGACTGAAGCCCAAGGCTGCGCCGCATCTGGCCGGGCGCTACGGCTATCTGGCGGGGACGGACGCGGATCGCGCCGCCGACGTCAATGCGATGTTCGCCGACCCGGAGGTTCGCGCGGTCTTCGCGGTGCGCGGCGGCTGGGGGTGCGCGCGCATCCTGCCCCGGCTCGACTTCGCGATGATCCGCAGAAATCCCAAGCTGCTGGTCGGCTTTTCCGACATCACTGCGCTGCACCTGGCCTTCGCGGCGAAGGCGGGCTTCACGACTATCCACGGTCCCAATGCGGCGAGCAGTTGGGGCGCCTATAGCTGGGACGCGTTCCGCGCCGTCGCCTTCGATGCAGGCACGCCGACCTTGTCCAATCCGGTGGGGCATGAGGACCGGCTGGCGCAGCGCGCCGGGCGCATCCGCACCTTCCGCCCCGGCGTGGCGCGCGGACGGCTGCTGGGCGGCAACCTCACTGTGTTGGCGGCGCTGATGGGCACGGCCTATCTGCCCGATTTCAGCGGCGCGATCCTGTTCATCGAGGATGTCAGCGAACCGCCCTATCGCATCGACCGGATGCTGACACAGCTGGCGCTAGGCGGCGTGCTGGGCAAGCTCAGCGGCGTAATCTTCGGCCAGTGCACCGACTGCGGCCCCAGCGGCGCGAGCTATGGCGGCTTCACCCTGTCGGAAGTGCTGCAACAGCATCTGGAGCCGCTTGGCATTCCATCGTTCCAGGGCGGCCAGTTCGGCCATGTCGCCAACCAATATAGCCTGCCGCTGGGCGTGCAGGCGGAAATGGACGCGCGCGCAGGGACGATCAAGTTGCTCGAAAGCGCGGTCAGCTAG
- a CDS encoding prephenate dehydratase yields the protein MDHFPAPARAIVADLTAKAARDPDRAVAYQGAPGANSHLAALGYAPDCVPLPCFAFEDAIDAVRNGQAARAIIPIENSLHGRVADMHFLLPESGLAVIDEYFLRIRHCLMAPDNSPVKSAISHPQALGQCRHYLRERGIQPVAYADTAGAAALVAETRTPGEGAIAPYLAAELYGLRLIAENIEDSDDNMTRFLVLARDPKMPVANVGPVMTTFLFEVKNVPAALYKAMGGFATNGVNMTKLESYQRGASFAATEFFCDIEGMPGDPAVDRALAELEFHTKWVRQLGSYRQARPRT from the coding sequence ATGGACCATTTTCCCGCTCCCGCCCGCGCCATCGTCGCGGACCTTACCGCCAAGGCCGCGCGCGATCCCGACCGCGCCGTCGCCTATCAGGGCGCGCCCGGCGCCAATTCGCATCTGGCAGCGCTCGGCTATGCGCCCGATTGCGTGCCTTTGCCCTGTTTCGCGTTCGAGGATGCAATCGACGCCGTGCGTAACGGACAGGCGGCACGGGCGATCATTCCCATCGAAAACAGCCTGCACGGGCGCGTGGCGGACATGCATTTCCTGCTGCCCGAATCGGGCCTGGCGGTGATCGACGAATATTTCCTGCGCATCCGCCACTGCCTGATGGCGCCAGACAACAGTCCGGTGAAGAGCGCGATCAGCCATCCCCAGGCGCTGGGCCAGTGCCGCCATTATCTGCGCGAGCGCGGCATCCAGCCGGTCGCCTATGCCGACACGGCGGGCGCGGCGGCGCTGGTTGCGGAAACGCGCACGCCCGGCGAAGGGGCGATCGCGCCCTATCTGGCGGCGGAACTTTACGGCCTGCGCCTGATCGCGGAGAATATCGAGGATAGCGACGATAATATGACGCGCTTCCTGGTGCTGGCGCGCGACCCGAAAATGCCGGTCGCCAATGTCGGGCCGGTCATGACGACCTTCCTGTTCGAAGTGAAGAATGTGCCCGCCGCCTTGTATAAGGCGATGGGCGGCTTTGCGACCAACGGGGTCAACATGACCAAGCTGGAAAGCTATCAGCGCGGCGCCAGCTTCGCCGCGACCGAGTTTTTCTGCGATATCGAAGGGATGCCGGGCGATCCGGCGGTGGACCGGGCCTTGGCCGAACTGGAATTCCACACCAAATGGGTGCGGCAGTTGGGCAGCTATCGCCAGGCGCGGCCACGAACCTAG
- a CDS encoding MipA/OmpV family protein, whose translation MNGAIMQYFRSRLVATLVAALPLVAPAMAQEEEQHSTLTVGVGAAVIPSYEGSDDYRVLPIAQARGKVHDIAFWTRGTALYVDVIPDPTGTGVDFELGPVVNVRLDRTSRKNIKDDAVRLLGKRDVAVEVGGFVGVGKTGVITSDYDNLSARVAVTKDVAGAHGGYVITPTIEYFTPLSMTTFVGLSASADYVGKKYGRYYYDITPQESLASGLDIYDRAGRGSGFKRMSVNLSAGKSLSGDLRKGWAVFGVAGYSRMLGKYADSPIVADVGSRNQWVGAIGVGYTF comes from the coding sequence ATGAACGGGGCCATCATGCAATATTTCCGCAGCCGACTGGTCGCGACCCTGGTCGCGGCCCTGCCTCTCGTCGCGCCCGCCATGGCGCAGGAAGAAGAGCAGCACAGCACTTTGACGGTGGGCGTCGGCGCGGCCGTGATCCCCAGCTATGAAGGGTCCGACGATTATCGCGTGCTGCCGATCGCGCAGGCGCGCGGCAAGGTGCACGACATCGCCTTCTGGACGCGCGGCACGGCGCTGTATGTCGACGTAATCCCCGATCCGACCGGTACCGGCGTCGATTTCGAGCTTGGCCCGGTGGTCAATGTCCGTCTGGACCGCACCAGCCGTAAGAATATCAAGGACGACGCCGTCCGGTTGCTGGGCAAGCGCGACGTCGCCGTCGAGGTCGGTGGTTTCGTCGGCGTCGGCAAGACCGGCGTCATCACCAGCGATTACGACAATCTGTCGGCGCGGGTCGCGGTGACCAAGGATGTCGCGGGCGCGCATGGCGGCTATGTCATCACGCCGACGATCGAATATTTCACGCCGCTCTCGATGACGACCTTCGTGGGCCTGAGCGCATCGGCGGATTATGTCGGCAAGAAATATGGCCGCTATTATTATGACATCACGCCGCAGGAAAGCCTGGCGAGCGGGCTGGACATCTATGACCGGGCCGGGCGCGGCTCGGGTTTCAAGCGGATGAGTGTCAACCTGTCGGCGGGCAAATCGCTGTCGGGCGATCTGCGCAAGGGCTGGGCCGTGTTCGGCGTCGCGGGCTATTCGCGCATGTTGGGCAAATATGCCGATTCGCCGATCGTGGCGGATGTCGGATCGCGCAACCAGTGGGTCGGCGCGATCGGGGTCGGCTATACCTTCTGA
- a CDS encoding NADH:ubiquinone oxidoreductase subunit NDUFA12: MGILGKIFTWWDGATIGTSLFTSRKGSKVGEDHQGNVYYQGGVGLNGEPRRWVIYNGANDASRVPAEWHGWLHHSIEGAPESFLPPPRIWELESTPNATGTVNAYRPSGALEKGGQRQKATGDYEAWSPDAA, from the coding sequence ATGGGTATCCTCGGCAAGATCTTCACCTGGTGGGATGGCGCGACCATCGGCACTTCGCTCTTCACCTCCCGCAAGGGCAGCAAGGTGGGCGAGGACCATCAGGGCAATGTCTATTATCAGGGCGGCGTCGGCCTGAACGGCGAACCGCGCCGCTGGGTGATCTATAACGGCGCCAACGACGCCAGCCGCGTACCCGCCGAGTGGCATGGCTGGCTGCATCATTCGATCGAAGGTGCGCCCGAAAGTTTCCTGCCGCCACCGCGCATCTGGGAACTGGAATCGACCCCCAACGCCACCGGCACCGTCAACGCCTATCGCCCGTCCGGCGCGCTCGAAAAGGGCGGCCAGCGCCAGAAGGCGACCGGCGATTATGAGGCGTGGAGCCCCGACGCGGCATGA
- the aat gene encoding leucyl/phenylalanyl-tRNA--protein transferase, whose amino-acid sequence MMIEPLVLLQAYSIGVFPMADDRDAEEVYWVEPKQRAILPLDGFHLSHSLSKIVRRDRFRVTANRAFAQILALCAQAAPDRPSTWINHQIEAAYRHLHDAGFAHSVEIWDGDELVGGLYGVAIGRAFFGESMVSRRTDASKVALAWLVARLRFGGFTLLDCQFMTDHLRTMGAVEISQRAYLQLLGAATGGVTLGAGAGALAAGSGVAAELAFAPLAGDDAATGSPLAPSLTVPGPLSGQAIAQLLTHTS is encoded by the coding sequence ATGATGATCGAACCGCTCGTCCTGTTGCAGGCCTATTCCATCGGCGTCTTCCCCATGGCCGACGATCGCGACGCGGAGGAGGTCTATTGGGTCGAACCCAAGCAACGGGCGATTCTACCACTCGATGGCTTTCACCTGTCGCACTCGCTGTCCAAGATAGTGCGTCGCGACCGTTTCCGCGTCACCGCGAACCGTGCATTCGCGCAGATCTTGGCGCTTTGCGCGCAGGCCGCGCCGGACCGGCCATCGACCTGGATCAACCATCAGATCGAAGCCGCCTATCGCCACCTGCATGACGCCGGTTTTGCCCATTCGGTCGAGATCTGGGACGGGGACGAACTGGTGGGCGGCCTATATGGCGTCGCGATCGGTCGCGCGTTTTTCGGCGAATCCATGGTATCGCGCCGCACCGACGCGTCGAAGGTGGCGCTGGCCTGGCTGGTCGCGCGGCTGCGGTTCGGCGGCTTCACCCTGCTCGACTGCCAGTTCATGACCGATCATCTGCGCACGATGGGCGCAGTGGAAATCAGCCAGCGCGCCTATCTTCAGTTGCTGGGCGCGGCGACCGGGGGCGTGACGCTGGGGGCAGGGGCTGGGGCACTGGCGGCCGGTTCGGGCGTCGCGGCGGAACTGGCGTTCGCGCCGCTGGCCGGTGACGATGCCGCGACCGGCTCACCCTTGGCGCCCAGCTTGACCGTGCCCGGGCCGCTTTCAGGCCAGGCCATTGCGCAGCTTCTGACCCACACGTCATAG
- a CDS encoding DUF4287 domain-containing protein produces the protein MADEPVKGPASYFPSIEKTYGRPIAEWQALVRQALPAKHMELVTMLKTEHGMGHGHANALVAHTLAAEKG, from the coding sequence ATGGCGGACGAACCGGTCAAGGGACCAGCATCCTATTTTCCCTCGATCGAAAAGACCTATGGTCGCCCGATCGCCGAGTGGCAGGCATTGGTGCGGCAGGCGCTGCCGGCCAAGCATATGGAGTTGGTGACCATGTTGAAGACCGAGCATGGCATGGGTCATGGTCATGCCAACGCGCTGGTGGCACACACCCTGGCGGCGGAGAAGGGCTGA
- the dapE gene encoding succinyl-diaminopimelate desuccinylase, with the protein MSMTSTNDDVVALAQRLLACPSVTPATGEVFAVLEAMLVPRGFTVDRFTLGEAPDGPVENLLAWRTTGAGPHFAFAGHLDVVPPGAGWTSNPFVPDIRGDLLYGRGAVDMKGSIAAFVAALDALPDDLPGTISLIITGDEEGPAVYGTLALIDRMATHELRPDLCLVGEPTSSVRLGDVVKIGRRGSVNMWICVAGSQGHVAYPHLADNPIPKLVRILTAIEAEVLDEGTDWFQPSNIEITDLEVGNVAHNVIPGAATARISIRFNDQHSGASLIERIKAIAAVEGGTVGAKISGESFLTAPGAFSDLVSGAIRDVTGLETELSTTGGTSDARFLSRLCPVVEFGLNNATMHKLDEAVAVQDLHDLTKIYTLVVERALG; encoded by the coding sequence ATGAGCATGACCAGCACCAATGATGATGTCGTGGCCCTGGCCCAGCGGTTGCTGGCCTGCCCGTCCGTAACGCCAGCGACCGGTGAAGTGTTCGCCGTGCTGGAAGCGATGCTGGTCCCGCGCGGCTTTACCGTGGACCGCTTCACCTTGGGCGAAGCACCCGACGGACCGGTGGAAAATCTGCTAGCCTGGCGCACCACCGGCGCCGGGCCGCATTTCGCCTTTGCAGGTCATCTGGACGTGGTGCCGCCGGGCGCGGGATGGACCAGCAATCCGTTCGTGCCGGACATTCGCGGCGACCTGCTCTACGGGCGTGGCGCGGTGGACATGAAGGGGTCGATCGCCGCCTTCGTCGCGGCGCTGGACGCGCTGCCCGACGATCTGCCCGGCACGATCAGCCTGATCATCACCGGCGACGAAGAAGGCCCGGCGGTGTACGGCACGCTGGCGTTGATAGACCGGATGGCGACGCATGAGCTGCGCCCCGACCTGTGCCTGGTGGGCGAGCCGACATCATCGGTGCGGCTGGGCGACGTGGTGAAGATCGGGCGGCGCGGGTCGGTGAATATGTGGATTTGCGTGGCGGGCAGCCAGGGCCATGTCGCCTATCCGCATCTGGCCGACAATCCGATCCCCAAGCTGGTGCGCATTCTGACGGCGATCGAGGCGGAGGTTCTGGACGAAGGGACCGACTGGTTCCAGCCCAGCAATATCGAGATTACCGATCTGGAAGTCGGCAATGTCGCGCATAATGTCATCCCCGGCGCGGCGACCGCGCGCATCTCCATCCGCTTCAACGACCAGCATAGCGGCGCATCGCTGATCGAGCGGATCAAGGCAATCGCGGCGGTCGAAGGCGGCACGGTGGGAGCCAAGATCAGCGGCGAATCCTTCCTGACCGCGCCGGGCGCGTTCAGCGATCTGGTCAGCGGCGCGATCCGCGACGTGACCGGGCTGGAAACGGAATTGTCCACGACCGGCGGCACATCCGACGCGCGCTTCCTGTCGCGCCTCTGCCCGGTGGTGGAGTTCGGGCTGAACAATGCGACCATGCACAAGCTGGACGAGGCGGTCGCGGTCCAGGATCTGCACGACCTGACGAAGATCTACACGCTGGTGGTGGAGCGGGCGCTGGGCTGA
- a CDS encoding cytochrome c family protein, whose translation MGDRFNTVAGWALFAGIIALGGAIVSSKYFHDERPEKMGYAIEGVEAEGAAGGDTGPGLNTLLATADVAAGEKVFAKCAACHTVNQGGANGIGPNLYATVGEGIGQGKGGFAFSDALKSKGGNWSFDNLDHWLKSPREFAPGTKMTFAGLGNPADRANLIAWLNTQGSNLPLPAADAAPAAAEGANAAEAGNAANATEAPAANAAANAAE comes from the coding sequence ATGGGCGATCGTTTCAATACCGTGGCGGGCTGGGCGTTGTTCGCGGGGATCATCGCGCTCGGTGGCGCGATCGTCAGTTCCAAATATTTTCACGACGAACGGCCCGAGAAGATGGGCTATGCGATCGAAGGCGTCGAAGCCGAAGGCGCAGCGGGCGGCGATACCGGCCCCGGCCTCAACACGCTGCTCGCCACCGCCGACGTCGCGGCCGGTGAAAAGGTGTTCGCGAAATGCGCCGCCTGCCATACCGTGAACCAGGGCGGCGCCAACGGCATCGGTCCCAATCTCTACGCCACGGTCGGCGAAGGCATCGGCCAGGGCAAGGGCGGCTTCGCCTTCTCCGACGCGCTCAAGAGCAAGGGTGGCAATTGGTCGTTCGACAATCTCGACCACTGGCTGAAAAGCCCGCGTGAATTTGCGCCCGGCACCAAGATGACCTTCGCAGGCCTGGGCAACCCCGCCGACCGTGCGAACCTCATCGCCTGGCTGAACACGCAGGGTTCCAACCTGCCCCTTCCCGCCGCCGACGCTGCGCCGGCGGCCGCCGAAGGCGCGAACGCTGCCGAAGCGGGCAACGCCGCCAATGCGACGGAAGCCCCGGCGGCAAACGCGGCCGCCAACGCCGCCGAATAA
- a CDS encoding sterol desaturase family protein, translated as MVAAIILSALAMSAIVGVRYLLASGGFALATRIRQPGLYRGLEKQMGREIAWSLASALIYGVPAGIVAWGWQQRGWTRIYSDVHALPLWYLPVSVLFYLAAHDTWFYWTHRWMHRPKLFRVAHVVHHASRPPTAWAAMSFHPWEAVTGAVVIPALVFLIPIHVGALGVVLTIMTIMGVSNHMGWEMFPRWLVRGPLGGWLITATHHQRHHDLYNCNYGLYFRVWDRLCGTDRGLGDFRKASV; from the coding sequence ATGGTCGCAGCCATCATCCTGTCCGCTCTTGCGATGAGCGCCATCGTCGGCGTGCGCTATCTGCTCGCGAGCGGCGGCTTTGCGCTGGCGACGCGGATTCGGCAGCCGGGTCTGTATCGCGGGCTGGAAAAGCAGATGGGGCGGGAAATCGCCTGGTCGCTGGCGTCCGCGCTGATCTATGGCGTACCCGCCGGGATCGTCGCCTGGGGCTGGCAGCAGCGGGGGTGGACGCGCATCTATAGCGACGTGCACGCCTTGCCGCTCTGGTATCTGCCAGTGTCGGTGCTGTTCTATCTGGCCGCGCATGACACATGGTTCTACTGGACGCATCGCTGGATGCACCGGCCCAAATTGTTCCGGGTCGCCCATGTCGTGCATCATGCCAGTCGCCCGCCGACCGCCTGGGCGGCGATGAGCTTTCATCCGTGGGAGGCGGTGACCGGCGCGGTGGTGATACCGGCGCTGGTGTTCCTGATTCCGATCCATGTCGGCGCTCTGGGCGTCGTGCTGACGATCATGACGATCATGGGCGTCAGCAATCATATGGGGTGGGAGATGTTTCCGCGCTGGCTGGTGCGCGGGCCATTGGGCGGATGGCTGATCACGGCCACCCATCATCAGCGGCATCACGACCTCTATAATTGCAATTACGGCCTGTATTTTCGCGTCTGGGACCGGTTGTGCGGCACCGACAGGGGACTGGGCGATTTCAGGAAGGCGTCGGTTTGA
- a CDS encoding cupin domain-containing protein: protein MPRIDLETIAQTNRTGYPADHAAIVAGRWVRQLGPVHGLSDFGVSHVVLKPGAASSHRHWHEDEDEFVVMVAGQAVLVEDDARTPMGPGDMAAFPKGEPNGHHLINESATDCIFVAFGRPPTGDCHYADIDLLWSDGAYRHKDGSSY from the coding sequence ATGCCCCGGATCGACCTGGAAACCATCGCGCAGACCAACCGCACCGGCTATCCGGCCGATCATGCGGCGATCGTCGCGGGGCGATGGGTGCGCCAACTCGGCCCTGTCCATGGCCTGTCCGATTTCGGCGTCAGCCATGTCGTGCTGAAACCCGGTGCGGCCTCTTCCCACCGCCATTGGCATGAGGATGAGGATGAATTTGTCGTGATGGTCGCGGGGCAGGCGGTGCTGGTCGAGGATGATGCCCGCACGCCGATGGGGCCGGGCGACATGGCGGCCTTCCCCAAGGGCGAACCGAACGGCCACCATCTCATCAACGAAAGCGCGACCGATTGCATCTTCGTCGCCTTCGGCCGCCCGCCGACCGGGGATTGTCATTATGCCGATATCGACCTGCTCTGGTCGGACGGCGCCTATCGTCACAAGGATGGGAGCAGCTATTGA
- a CDS encoding DUF2141 domain-containing protein, with the protein MVLQGLRSTKGQILVCVTRQAAHFPDCTKDPDKHHLAVAAKNGPVSVGALTPGDYAIAVVHDENGNGKLDTFAGIPREGVGFSRNPVLRFGAPSFASASFTVAGAPVEQVIKLKYFL; encoded by the coding sequence ATGGTGCTGCAGGGGCTGCGCTCCACCAAGGGGCAGATATTGGTATGCGTGACGCGGCAGGCGGCGCATTTTCCCGATTGCACCAAAGACCCGGACAAGCATCATCTGGCGGTGGCCGCGAAGAACGGACCGGTATCGGTGGGCGCGCTGACGCCGGGCGATTATGCGATCGCGGTCGTCCATGACGAAAATGGCAATGGCAAGCTGGACACGTTTGCCGGGATTCCGCGCGAAGGGGTCGGCTTTTCGCGCAATCCGGTGCTGCGCTTCGGCGCGCCCAGCTTTGCGTCGGCCAGTTTTACCGTCGCGGGTGCGCCCGTGGAGCAGGTCATAAAACTCAAATATTTCCTCTGA
- a CDS encoding putative bifunctional diguanylate cyclase/phosphodiesterase — MQGVTLKSRATAFACAAGALVFILSLVLGYTPNQQDDLLQIGRSLIIAILCGTMSWASARSTIATTATAIDAATERLLSAAHGDLQSRVPTDIGQELPDLSVAMESLFSQVRTNLDHVQTLALFDQITGLANRTSFCRQVERLLAEREDYGLATLFFIDLDGFKAVNDTLGHAAGDQLLARVAGRLREVVMAQVSAGGSDAVIGRLAGDEFTLFFPHLSDPPAAQRIARAIQFALGERFDLGSQHVDLGASIGIACYPDHGATLADLLRAADVAMYHAKHQGRGRAEIYTDALALEAQDRAELERDLLRGLEREEFLLEFQPQIDVASGHAVTAEALVRWAHPDRALVMPGAFVPVAEESGAIVALGDWVMGRVCQTAARWAATGVHQRIAINISTRELAQPDFFLRLRHAIATHGAPPAMLELEITESLAMEMDPRVLDQLHALRQDGVRVAIDDFGTGYSNLARLKELPVDRVKIDRSLVRDIATSAEARTICSAVVGLIQGLGMEVVVEGIESQAQMDVLRVIGCTLFQGYHLARPTGEQDYLAQFAPRLQAQVRDAG; from the coding sequence ATGCAGGGCGTGACGTTGAAAAGCCGCGCCACTGCCTTCGCCTGCGCCGCGGGGGCGCTGGTGTTCATCCTGTCGCTGGTGCTGGGCTATACCCCCAATCAGCAGGACGACCTGTTGCAGATCGGCCGATCGCTGATCATCGCCATATTATGCGGCACGATGAGTTGGGCGTCGGCGCGCAGCACGATCGCCACCACCGCCACCGCAATCGATGCCGCCACCGAACGTCTGCTGTCCGCCGCCCATGGCGACCTGCAATCGCGGGTGCCGACCGACATCGGCCAGGAACTGCCCGACCTGTCGGTGGCGATGGAAAGCCTGTTCAGCCAGGTGCGCACCAATCTGGACCATGTCCAGACGCTCGCGCTGTTCGACCAGATCACCGGCCTTGCCAACCGCACCAGTTTTTGCCGCCAGGTCGAACGGCTGCTTGCGGAGCGCGAGGACTATGGCCTCGCCACGCTGTTCTTCATCGATCTGGACGGGTTCAAGGCGGTCAACGACACGCTGGGCCATGCGGCGGGCGACCAGTTGCTGGCGCGGGTAGCGGGCCGCCTGCGCGAAGTCGTGATGGCGCAGGTGAGCGCAGGCGGCAGCGACGCCGTCATTGGCCGCCTGGCGGGCGACGAGTTCACCCTGTTCTTTCCCCATCTGTCCGATCCCCCAGCGGCGCAGCGGATCGCGCGCGCGATCCAATTCGCGCTGGGTGAGCGGTTTGACCTTGGCAGCCAACATGTGGATCTGGGCGCGTCGATCGGCATCGCCTGCTATCCCGATCATGGCGCGACGCTGGCCGATCTGCTGCGCGCGGCCGATGTCGCCATGTACCATGCCAAGCATCAGGGCCGGGGCCGCGCGGAAATCTACACCGACGCGCTGGCGCTGGAAGCGCAGGACCGCGCCGAACTGGAGCGCGACCTGCTGCGCGGGTTGGAGCGGGAGGAGTTTCTGCTCGAATTTCAGCCGCAGATCGATGTGGCGAGCGGCCATGCGGTCACCGCCGAAGCGCTGGTGCGTTGGGCGCATCCCGATCGGGCGCTGGTCATGCCCGGCGCCTTCGTGCCGGTGGCGGAGGAAAGCGGCGCGATCGTCGCGCTGGGCGACTGGGTGATGGGCCGCGTGTGCCAGACCGCCGCGCGCTGGGCCGCGACCGGCGTGCATCAACGCATCGCCATCAACATATCGACCCGCGAACTGGCGCAGCCCGATTTCTTCCTGCGCCTGCGCCACGCCATCGCCACCCATGGCGCGCCGCCCGCCATGCTGGAACTGGAGATCACCGAATCGCTGGCGATGGAGATGGACCCGCGCGTGCTGGATCAACTCCATGCGCTGCGCCAGGATGGCGTGCGCGTCGCCATCGACGATTTCGGCACCGGCTATTCCAACCTGGCGCGATTGAAGGAATTGCCGGTCGATCGGGTCAAGATCGACCGCAGCCTGGTCCGCGACATCGCCACATCCGCCGAAGCGCGCACCATCTGCTCTGCCGTCGTCGGCCTGATCCAGGGGCTGGGCATGGAAGTGGTGGTCGAGGGGATCGAAAGCCAGGCGCAGATGGACGTGCTGCGCGTCATCGGCTGCACCCTATTCCAAGGCTACCACCTGGCGCGGCCCACGGGCGAGCAGGACTATCTGGCGCAATTCGCGCCACGGCTTCAGGCGCAGGTCCGCGACGCGGGCTAA
- a CDS encoding DUF192 domain-containing protein, which translates to MIRVPALLALSLLAACSKPAPAPDNAAQTQAVVTTLPVVIRTAKATHRFDVEVAATPQEQEKGLMFRKSLPDDGGMLFPMDPPRTASFWMKDTLIPLDMVFIHTDGTIAFLQANAQPYSRIPVSAGVPVAAVLELRGGRAAELGIGEGDRIAWGGCAVPADKRATDRNFCPAPTP; encoded by the coding sequence ATGATCCGCGTCCCTGCCCTCCTCGCCCTCAGCCTGCTGGCCGCCTGCTCCAAACCGGCACCCGCGCCCGACAACGCCGCGCAAACGCAGGCGGTCGTCACCACGCTGCCAGTCGTCATCCGCACGGCCAAAGCCACGCACCGCTTCGACGTAGAGGTCGCCGCCACGCCGCAGGAGCAGGAAAAAGGGCTGATGTTCCGCAAGAGCCTGCCCGACGACGGCGGGATGCTGTTCCCGATGGACCCGCCGCGCACCGCGAGTTTCTGGATGAAGGACACGCTGATCCCGCTCGACATGGTGTTCATCCATACCGACGGGACGATCGCGTTCCTGCAGGCCAATGCGCAGCCCTATTCGCGCATCCCGGTGTCGGCGGGCGTGCCGGTGGCCGCGGTGCTGGAACTGCGCGGCGGACGGGCGGCGGAACTGGGCATCGGGGAAGGCGACCGGATCGCCTGGGGCGGCTGCGCCGTACCTGCCGACAAGCGCGCGACCGACCGCAATTTCTGCCCCGCGCCAACGCCATAA